The genome window GGCATGTGGATCACGCTGACGCGGCAGCCGCGCTGGACCGACCAGCCGCTGCACCCGGAGCAGCGCATTTCCCTCGAGCAGGCCATCCGGCTATACACCATCAATAACGCGTACCTGACCTTTGAGGAGAAGGAGAAGG of Acidobacteriota bacterium contains these proteins:
- a CDS encoding amidohydrolase family protein, translated to GMWITLTRQPRWTDQPLHPEQRISLEQAIRLYTINNAYLTFEEKEKGSLETGKLADLIVLDRDILTCGVDEVRTTQVERTYLGGKLVYERH